A window of Cupriavidus pauculus genomic DNA:
AGGTGCTGGCATGACCTTCGAGCATCGAATCCCTGCGGGCATGACCACGCACGCCTGGAAGGTGGCGGTGGTCGGCGCCGGTGGCACCGGCAGTGCACTGTTGCCGAATCTTGCGCGGTTGCATCACGCCATGCTGGAGCTGGGGCATCCCGGCGGTATCGAGTGCACGGTCTACGACGACGATACTGTCAGCGAGACGAACGTCGGGCGGCAGGGGTTTTACCCGGTAGATGTTGGCCAGCACAAGGCCACGCTGATCGTGAACCGCCTAAACAATCTGATGGGTACGCGCTGGGAAGCGCGAACTCGCAGAATTGCAAGCGACGACCGCTTTGTGTGCGACCTGGTGGTCGGCTGCGTGGATACACGAGGGGCTCGCAAGGCTATCCTTGGGGCCATGCAACGCGGCACCGGTGGCTACTATCTCGACTGCGGCAACGAATCGGACAGTGGCCAGGTGATCCTGGGTCAGGTACGCGGCAAAGCGGCGGAGCGGCTTCCCCACGTGGGAGATCTGTTTCCGGAGCTGCTGGACCCGAAAGGGGACAAGGCCGACACGGCGCCGTCCTGCTCGATGGCCGACGCGTTGCAAAAGCAGTCGTTGGTGATCAACCAGGCGATCGCAGTGCAGGCGTACAACTTGTTGTGGACGCTATTCCGAACCGGGACGCTGCAGTATCACGGTGCCTTCGTCAATCTCACGACAGGGCGCACGAGTACGCTGCCGATCGACCCGCCAGCATGGGAGCGCTTCAGCTACAAGCCTGGCGCAGCCAAGGCTAAGCGCAAGCGTCAATCCGTTTGAACTGCCACTTCCATTGCGGGAGTGGCTTTTTTCTTTGGAGCGTTCGTTGCGGGATGCCGCTGACGGTTGCTGCCGGGCAAAGTCGCTGTTAATATTTCCGCACCTACCGCGTCTCAGACGCATCGACACTTCCGGTTGTATAGCCGGACAGCTTTTTTTCTCCCACCTACGGGCCTTCCTGCCCGTAGGCATGTTGGCCCGTTTTTTCCATTCGAGGCCATCATGTTCAAGCGTTTTGTCGCACTTTTCCTTTGCTCCGCCATGTTCACCGGCTGCGCTGTCCAGCAGACGTCGCCGAACTCGTATCGCAGTTCGGAAGCGTTGCGTACGGGCACTGTGGAAGTCGTTACCGTCGTCCGTGTCCGCCAGGTCACGATCGTCGACAGCGATGGCTACACGTCGGCCAATAGCGGCGTCCCCGGTATCGTTGGGGCGGTCGTGGGCGGTCTGCTCGGCGCCCGGGTCATCGGCGGAGGCAATGGTCGTTACGTTGCCGGTGCGCTGTCCGGCACGGTGTCGTCCGTGGCGGCACAGGCGGTTGCAAGTCGTATGAACCGGCGCAACGGTGTGGAGGTCATCGTCCGCAAGGAAGACGGCCGCCAGATCGTAGTGACCCAGGACGCTGACCAGCAGTTCACCACGGGTGAGCAGCTGTACCTGGTCGCCGCAGCGGGCAACTATCGTCTCTCGCGCTAACGGGGTTCGGACGGATCCCCATTTCCTTTCACCATTCCC
This region includes:
- a CDS encoding glycine zipper 2TM domain-containing protein; this encodes MFKRFVALFLCSAMFTGCAVQQTSPNSYRSSEALRTGTVEVVTVVRVRQVTIVDSDGYTSANSGVPGIVGAVVGGLLGARVIGGGNGRYVAGALSGTVSSVAAQAVASRMNRRNGVEVIVRKEDGRQIVVTQDADQQFTTGEQLYLVAAAGNYRLSR
- a CDS encoding PRTRC system ThiF family protein, giving the protein MTFEHRIPAGMTTHAWKVAVVGAGGTGSALLPNLARLHHAMLELGHPGGIECTVYDDDTVSETNVGRQGFYPVDVGQHKATLIVNRLNNLMGTRWEARTRRIASDDRFVCDLVVGCVDTRGARKAILGAMQRGTGGYYLDCGNESDSGQVILGQVRGKAAERLPHVGDLFPELLDPKGDKADTAPSCSMADALQKQSLVINQAIAVQAYNLLWTLFRTGTLQYHGAFVNLTTGRTSTLPIDPPAWERFSYKPGAAKAKRKRQSV